In a single window of the Papaver somniferum cultivar HN1 unplaced genomic scaffold, ASM357369v1 unplaced-scaffold_57, whole genome shotgun sequence genome:
- the LOC113343252 gene encoding F-box protein CPR1-like, with amino-acid sequence MDYFNILPMEIIYDILTRIPAELVLDCKSVSKTWRNLIQDPSFSKMHVNRLNHHVESGEFGFLALESDMRRLYYFEYIENHEKRIDGIRRINLTPPLKCDKFVGSVNGLICLYEWSDTDRFCICNPLTKEYVFLPELMQKPGQYCSWVGFGYHPSTNEYKVVRVHELKTEPSFGEVMVYTLGSGSGWRSIGKFHLKFNHSCYSVNGIFVDGALHWKDREGMILVFDLADENFRAHVLPPPPSPTHSCFSIGVLNGFLYCAQRYHGSAVSYQLYLDLWLHRKKNVNYETNEHQSLGWTKEFTAAANKNVFAFTKSGSFLSYSSTYVNIYDPKGATAERLVDFRKQICQISSHKNTLVSLKDLGEENTKIRSKKAAINQPSSCS; translated from the coding sequence ATGGATTATTTCAACATTCTTCCTATGGAGATTATATATGATATTCTCACTCGCATACCAGCTGAATTAGTTTTGGATTGCAAGTCAGTATCCAAAACATGGAGAAATCTAATTCAGGATCCATCGTTCTCTAAGATGCATGTAAATCGTCTGAATCATCATGTTGAATCTGGTGAGTTTGGTTTTCTTGCCTTGGAATCAGATATGAGACGGCTTTACTATTTTGAATATATTGAGAATCATGAGAAACGCATTGATGGAATAAGAAGGATCAATCTAACACCTCCATTGAAGTGTGATAAATTTGTTGGTTCTGTTAATGGTTTGATATGCCTTTATGAATGGTCTGATACTGATAGATTTTGTATTTGTAACCCCCTCACAAAAGAATATGTTTTTCTTCCTGAACTCATGCAAAAGCCTGGTCAGTATTGTAGCTGGGTTGGATTTGGCTATCATCCGTCAACCAACGAGTACAAAGTTGTACGAGTTCATGAGCTAAAGACAGAACCCAGTTTTGGAGAAGTTATGGTGTACACTCTTGGGAGCGGCAGTGGTTGGAGAAGCATTGGAAAATTCCATCTTAAGTTTAACCATAGTTGTTATTCAGTAAATGGTATCTTTGTggatggagctcttcattggaaGGATAGAGAAGGGATGATTCTGGTCTTTGATTTGGCTGATGAAAACTTTCGTGCACATGTTTTACCACCTCCTCCTTCGCCAACCCACAGTTGCTTTTCTATTGGAGTTTTAAATGGATTTTTATATTGTGCCCAAAGATATCATGGTTCAGCCGTTAGTTATCAGTTGTATTTGGATTTATGGTTACATAGAAAGAAGAATGTTAACTATGAAACAAATGAGCACCAGTCATTGGGTTGGACTAAAGAGTTTACTGCTGCTGCAAATAAAAACGTATTTGCATTTACGAAAAGTGGTAGTTTCTTAAGTTACAGTTCTACCTATGTCAATATTTATGACCCAAAAGGTGCAACCGCAGAACGGCTGGTGGATTTTAGAAAGCAAATTTGTCAAATATCTTCTCACAAGAATACATTAGTTTCATTGAAAGACCTAggagaagaaaatacaaaaataagaAGCAAAAAGGCTGCAATTAACCAACCAAGTAGTTGTTCATGA